The following coding sequences are from one Lolium rigidum isolate FL_2022 chromosome 6, APGP_CSIRO_Lrig_0.1, whole genome shotgun sequence window:
- the LOC124665211 gene encoding uncharacterized protein LOC124665211 produces MVAQKLAASWLPVDFRLPAVPQASLGILAFEAAAAMSRLLSLHRSLSEQEVSRLRSDAMRSSGVSYLNSTDQAFLLRLACAELVLSLDAAAAAVARLGLRCGIDFGGVYASLKAGAHDARIDPLVAKGLKVKAKKMERLVAATSRLCSEMEALGELEADERKLTSRGWIRHSGPIPAKLTTDPPTHLLTGGGGGDTFGADSLRQEIKTQLIKVRRLKEESLWSKSYEKAVGLMARAACAVFVRICTVFGHYVPGLPPPMPCTAGDSVQARLSKLLSPRAGKARASSGPITRRERELGAQQARVYPPMQQHLSNSCPIIGLRPLSGHKPGVDWRKLLDAPPSTLGGAGLEQQYANVIVSAEELLQMEAEGRQEEANAERAEMYEMLPGKLRAAVRSKLRDWWRDPGPLDAGLADGWKEAVARIMAWLGPMAHHTVQWQAERTMDRTRRFDGGTRVYALQTLRWADKEKAEAAIVEVLVALSCICWYEERRRGSVRHTSVR; encoded by the coding sequence ATGGTTGCGCAGAAGCTGGCGGCCTCGTGGCTGCCGGTGGACTTCCGGCTCCCCGCGGTGCCGCAGGCCTCGCTGGGGATCCTGGCcttcgaggcggcggcggccatgtccAGGCTGCTCTCGCTGCACCGCTCGCTCTCGGAGCAGGAGGTCTCCCGGCTGCGCTCCGACGCCATGCGCTCCTCGGGCGTGTCCTACCTCAACTCCACCGACCAggccttcctcctccgcctcgcctGCGCCGAGCTGGTCCTGtcgctcgacgccgccgccgccgccgtggcgcgGCTCGGCCTGCGCTGCGGGATCGACTTCGGGGGCGTCTACGCCAGCCTCAAGGCCGGCGCGCACGACGCGCGCATCGACCCGCTCGTCGCCAAGGGGCTCAAGGTCAAGGCCAAGAAGATGGAGCGCCTCGTGGCGGCCACCTCCAGGCTCTGCTCCGAGATGGAGGCGCTCGGCGAGCTGGAGGCCGACGAGCGCAAGCTCACCTCCCGCGGCTGGATCCGCCACAGCGGGCCCATCCCGGCCAAGCTCACCACCGACCCGCCCACGCACCTCTTgaccggtggaggaggaggcgacaCGTTCGGCGCCGACTCGCTGCGCCAGGAGATCAAGACGCAGCTGATCAAGGTGCGGCGCCTCAAGGAGGAGTCGCTGTGGAGCAAGAGCTACGAGAAGGCCGTCGGCCTCATGGCGCGCGCCGCCTGCGCCGTGTTCGTCCGCATCTGCACCGTCTTCGGGCACTACGTGCCCGGCCTGCCCCCGCCGATGCCGTGCACCGCCGGCGACAGCGTCCAGGCCAGGCTGTCAAAGCTGCTGAGCCCGCGGGCGGGGAAGGCGAGGGCGTCGTCGGGCCCGATCACGCGGCGGGAGCGGGAGCTCGGGGCGCAGCAGGCCCGAGTCTACCCGCCGATGCAGCAGCACCTAAGCAACTCGTGCCCGATCATCGGGCTGAGGCCGCTGTCGGGGCACAAGCCCGGCGTGGACTGGCGCAAGCTGCTGGACGCGCCGCCCAGCACCCTCGGCGGCGCGGGGCTGGAGCAGCAGTACGCGAACGTGATCGTGTCCGCGGAGGAGCTGCTGCAGATGGAGGCCGAGGGGCGGCAGGAGGAGGCCAACGCGGAGCGGGCCGAGATGTACGAGATGCTGCCCGGGAAGCTCCGGGCGGCGGTGCGGTCCAAGCTGCGCGACTGGTGGCGGGACCCGGGCCCGCTCGACGCCGGGCTGGCGGACGGGTGGAAGGAGGCGGTGGCGCGGATCATGGCGTGGCTCGGCCCCATGGCGCACCACACGGTGCAGTGGCAGGCGGAGCGGACCATGGACCGGACGCGGCGCTTCGACGGCGGGACGCGCGTCTACGCGCTGCAGACGCTGCGCTGGGCGGACAAGGAGAAGGCGGAGGCGGCCATCGTCGAGGTGCTCGTCGCGCTCAGCTGCATCTGCTGGTacgaggagcggcggcgcggctccGTCAGGCACACGTCCGTCCGTTGA